Proteins encoded in a region of the Solanum dulcamara chromosome 9, daSolDulc1.2, whole genome shotgun sequence genome:
- the LOC129902797 gene encoding peroxidase 15-like, translating into MSPSTLAFTCFILLSTCSFYESNAQLSANFYSSTCPNVSSIVQNVIQQALQSDVRIGASLIRLHFHDCFVNGCDASLLLDNNATTNIVSEKDAAPNTNSTRGFDVVDNIKTAVESSCPGVVSCADILALAAESSVSLSGGPSWNVLLGRRDSRTANQAGANTSIPSSTEGLSNITAKFTAVGLNVTDVVALSGAHTFGRAQCRIFSARLYNFNGTGNPDPSLNTTYLANLRQICPQNGSATALANLDPTTPDNFDNNYYVNLQNNQGLLQSDQELFSSATTVSIVNTFSSNQNTFFQSFVQSMINMGNISPLTGTNGEIRTDCKRVN; encoded by the exons atgtctcCTTCAACTTTAGCATTTACATGCTTTATTTTGCTATCAACTTGTAGTTTCTATGAATCAAATGCCCAATTGAGTGCCAATTTTTACTCAAGTACATGTCCAAATGTTTCAAGTATTGTCCAAAATGTAATTCAACAAGCTTTACAGTCTGATGTGCGCATTGGAGCCAGCCTAATTCGTCTTCATTTCCATGATTGCTTTGTCAAC GGATGTGATGCTTCACTTTTGTTGGATAACAATGCTACAACAAATATTGTAAGTGAGAAAGATGCAGCTCCAAATACAAATTCCACAAGAGGTTTCGACGTTGTTGACAACATTAAAACTGCTGTTGAAAGTTCTTGCCCCGGTGTTGTCTCATGTGCAGACATTCTTGCTCTTGCTGCAGAATCCTCTGTTTCTCTG TCGGGTGGTCCTTCGTGGAATGTTTTATTAGGTAGAAGAGACAGCAGAACAGCAAACCAAGCAGGGGCTAATACTTCAATTCCTTCTTCTACTGAAGGCTTAAGCAACATTACAGCAAAATTTACTGCTGTTGGCCTTAACGTTACTGATGTAGTTGCCTTATCTG GTGCACACACATTTGGACGTGCCCAATGTCGTATATTCAGTGCCCGGCTTTACAATTTCAATGGCACAGGAAATCCAGATCCAAGTTTAAATACAACTTACTTGGCTAACTTGAGGCAAATTTGTCCTCAAAATGGAAGTGCTACAGCCTTGGCTAATCTTGACCCAACGACGCCGgataattttgataataattattATGTGAATTTGCAGAACAATCAAGGGCTTTTGCAATCAGATCAAGAGTTATTTTCATCAGCAACAACAGTATCAATTGTCAACACATTTAGTAGTAACCAAAATACATTCTTTCAGAGTTTTGTTCAGTCAATGATTAATATGGGAAATATTAGTCCGTTAACGGGCACAAACGGGGAGATTCGCACAGATTGTAAAAGAGTCAATTGA
- the LOC129903043 gene encoding receptor-like protein kinase HERK 1: MMMESWGFGLLMKSLFILVLGVLCVSGFDPADNFLIDCGSSKDTDVGNRVFMADKSASKFLSTSQDILADTPSNSITKSDDSPLYQTARIFTQQSSYKFSISLTGRHWIRLYFYPFVYQDYDMSTAMFSVSTQKNVLLGNFSPKNVSVKEFSVNVTSNDLVVTFSPSSNSFAYINAMEIVSVPDVLITDDASTISPAGTFNGMYAQALETVARVNMGGSLVSFENDTLWRTWDTDQSFLMQPSSAKSVSKIGSVKYPTDGATPDVAPPSVYGTCSKMNVAGTGDDPNANFNVTWTFNVDPGFQYFIRLHFCDIVSAAANQLLFNIYVNSWNVAPDFDPGQKAQGILATAYYNDYVTPTAKSNRLNVSVGPSRRSAYPDAFLNGLELLKLNNSQGSLSQVASVPTNPGSKAKKNVGVIVGVCVGVPVVLVMVGILFCMHRRRKQEKLAQSKIWIPLSINGGTSHTMGSKYSNGTTISAASNMSYRVPFAALLEATSNFDESLVIGIGGFGKVYRGVLYDGTKVAVKRGNPKSQQGLAEFRTEIDMLSQFRHRHLVSLIGYCDEKNEMILVYEYMENGTLKSHLYGSELPSMSWKQRLEICIGSARGLHYLHTGYAKAVIHRDVKSANILLDESFMAKVADFGLSKTGPELDQTHVSTAVKGSFGYLDPEYFRRQQLTEKSDVYSFGVVLFEVLCARPVIDPSLPREMVNLAEWAMKWQKKGQLEQIIDPNLVGKIRPDSLRKFGETAEKCLADFGVDRPSMGDVLWNLEYALQLQEAVIQDDPEENSTILIGELSPQVNDFSQVDAGASAAHIGTPNLDDLSGVSMSKVFSQLVKSEGR; this comes from the coding sequence ATGATGATGGAATCTTGGGGTTTTGGATTGTTAATGAAGAGTTTATTTATATTGGTGTTGGGAGTTTTGTGTGTTTCTGGTTTTGATCCTGCAGATAATTTCTTAATAGATTGTGGATCATCTAAAGATACTGATGTTGGTAATAGGGTTTTTATGGCTGATAAATCAGCTTCAAAGTTTTTGTCAACTTCACAAGATATATTAGCTGATACCCCTTCAAATTCAATTACAAAATCTGATGATTCACCCCTTTATCAAACTGCTAGAATTTTTACTCAACAATCCAGCTATAAATTCTCAATTAGCCTGACGGGTAGGCATTGGATTCGCCTTTATTTTTACCCGTTTGTTTAccaagattatgatatgagtacaGCAATGTTCTCTGTTTCCACTCAAAAGAATGTCCTCCTTGGCAATTTTTCTCCAAAAAATGTTTCTGTCAAGGAATTTTCAGTAAACGTTACCTCGAATGACCTTGTAGTAACGTTCTCTCCTTCGAGCAATTCATTTGCTTATATAAATGCCATGGAAATTGTTTCTGTACCTGATGTCCTTATAACTGATGATGCCTCCACCATTAGTCCAGCTGGGACATTTAATGGTATGTATGCACAGGCTCTTGAAACGGTTGCTAGGGTAAACATGGGTGGATCACTGGTGTCGTTTGAAAATGATACACTTTGGAGAACTTGGGATACTGATCAAAGTTTCTTGATGCAGCCGAGTTCTGCTAAGTCGGTTAGTAAGATTGGATCCGTAAAATATCCAACGGATGGAGCAACACCAGATGTTGCACCACCATCAGTTTATGGTACTTGTAGTAAAATGAACGTGGCTGGTACTGGTGACGATCCTAATGCTAATTTTAACGTAACCTGGACGTTCAATGTGGATCCTGGGTTCCAATATTTCATTCGCTTACACTTTTGTGACATAGTGAGTGCAGCTGCCAATCAGCTGCTGTTTAACATTTATGTGAACTCCTGGAACGTGGCTCCTGATTTTGATCCTGGTCAGAAAGCTCAGGGAATTTTGGCCACAGCTTATTACAATGATTATGTTACTCCAACAGCTAAAAGTAATAGGCTTAACGTTAGTGTTGGCCCATCTCGAAGGAGTGCTTATCCTGACGCCTTTCTAAATGGACTGGAACTTCTGAAGTTGAATAATTCTCAGGGCAGCCTTAGTCAGGTAGCTTCTGTTCCTACTAACCCGGGTTCAAAGGCAAAGAAGAATGTCGGAGTCATCGTGGGTGTGTGTGTAGGCGTCCCAGTTGTTTTGGTGATGGTTGGCATCTTATTTTGCATGcatagaagaagaaaacaagaaaagCTTGCCCAGTCAAAAATATGGATTCCTTTATCCATTAATGGTGGCACTTCACACACCATGGGAAGCAAGTATTCAAACGGAACAACTATAAGTGCTGCTTCAAACATGAGTTATCGCGTTCCTTTTGCAGCTTTGCTGGAAGCAACGAGCAACTTCGATGAGAGTTTGGTCATTGGAATAGGTGGCTTTGGGAAGGTATACAGGGGTGTTTTGTATGATGGAACAAAGGTGGCTGTGAAAAGGGGTAATCCCAAGTCCCAACAAGGTCTTGCAGAGTTCCGAACAGAAATTGATATGCTTTCTCAGTTCCGCCATCGGCATCTGGTTTCATTGATAGGATACTgtgatgaaaaaaatgaaatgattCTAGTTTATGAGTACATGGAGAATGGGACCCTCAAGAGCCATCTGTATGGGTCAGAACTACCAAGTATGAGCTGGAAGCAGAGGCTGGAGATATGCATCGGGTCAGCCAGAGGTCTGCACTACCTTCATACTGGCTATGCTAAAGCAGTTATACATCGTGATGTCAAGTCCGCAAACATATTGCTTGATGAGAGTTTTATGGCAAAAGTTGCTGATTTTGGACTATCCAAGACAGGGCCTGAGCTTGATCAAACTCATGTTAGCACAGCCGTGAAAGGGAGTTTTGGCTACCTAGATCCTGAATATTTTAGAAGGCAACAGCTGACAGAAAAATCTGATGTTTATTCTTTCGGTGTTGTTCTATTCGAAGTTCTTTGTGCTAGGCCTGTCATTGATCCATCTCTTCCGAGAGAGATGGTCAACTTAGCTGAATGGGCAATGAAGTGGCAGAAGAAGGGACAACTGGAGCAAATTATAGATCCCAATCTTGTGGGCAAAATAAGACCAGATTCCCTCAGGAAGTTTGGAGAAACAGCAGAGAAATGCTTAGCTGATTTTGGTGTAGACAGGCCATCAATGGGCGATGTGCTGTGGAATCTGGAGTATGCACTTCAACTTCAAGAGGCTGTCATTCAAGATGATCCTGAAGAAAACAGCACCATCCTTATTGGCGAGCTCTCTCCGCAAGTCAATGATTTCAGTCAAGTTGATGCTGGTGCTTCTGCTGCTCATATTGGAACACCAAATTTGGATGATCTCTCTGGTGTTTCCATGAGTAAGGTTTTTTCGCAATTGGTCAAGTCCGAGGGTAGATAA
- the LOC129902931 gene encoding uncharacterized protein LOC129902931, translating to MASACISSCVNDARAPVRATYVNLYKWPESDAEFIRSVSLKNNGRGHIRGHGRDRNGPKVVDSISCRQLYLRSYTFSREDQENVSDEKKSQVKCYGKRKRKLPRRNNGCGGGYSGGSSGGVRRRSTRRKCKGFRKAKELSCAALTSIFRRLLSCTAKVDVVS from the coding sequence ATGGCCTCCGCATGCATATCCAGTTGCGTTAACGACGCTCGTGCTCCGGTTCGGGCCACATACGTAAACTTGTACAAGTGGCCCGAATCGGATGCTGAATTTATAAGATCGGTCAGCTTAAAAAATAATGGTCGTGGTCATATTCGTGGTCATGGTCGTGATCGTAATGGTCCCAAAGTGGTCGATAGTATTTCGTGTAGGCAATTATATTTGAGGAGCTATACTTTTTCAAGGGAAGATCAAGAAAATGTAAGTGATGAGAAGAAATCTCAAGTGAAATGTTATGGTAAAAGAAAGAGGAAATTACCTCGTCGGAATAATGGTTGCGGTGGTGGTTATAGTGGTGGTTCGAGTGGTGGTGTCCGGAGGCGGAGTACGAGAAGGAAGTGCAAAGGGTTTAGAAAGGCTAAGGAGTTATCTTGCGCGGCTTTGACTTCGATTTTTCGGAGGTTACTATCTTGTACTGCTAAGGTTGATGTGGTCAGTTAA